One window of the Agrobacterium larrymoorei genome contains the following:
- a CDS encoding ABC transporter permease, whose product MTYLLRRLVTFPLVMLGVSVLVFVAIRLVPGDSITAMLGTEAGLLTPEQKQALSAYFGLDQGWLVQYGRWLSGVVSGNLGLSVTYGKPVLDVILQRFPLTLELACLSVAIALLLGLPLGVFAATRAGRGSDLSVRIFAMIGQSTPSFVFGLGIIYILSAGFGILPAMGDYVPFNQDPIANLSQLFFPALTLGLSFTASVTRISRSAMLDVLSDDYVRTARSKGVARRNVIWRHALPNALIPVITLCGVEFGYLLGGAVLVEQIFALPGIGRMTLEAILQRDYALVQGAVLFIALNFMIVNLIVDLAYVALDPRIRLGSRS is encoded by the coding sequence ATGACCTACCTGCTACGACGTCTCGTGACATTCCCGCTCGTCATGCTGGGTGTCTCCGTTCTGGTGTTCGTCGCCATCCGCCTCGTTCCCGGTGACTCCATCACCGCCATGCTCGGCACAGAGGCTGGTCTTCTGACGCCAGAGCAGAAGCAAGCCCTCTCGGCCTATTTCGGCCTCGATCAGGGCTGGCTCGTTCAGTATGGGCGCTGGCTCTCTGGGGTCGTATCAGGCAACCTTGGTCTCTCGGTCACTTATGGTAAGCCGGTGCTCGACGTCATTCTCCAACGTTTCCCACTGACACTCGAACTCGCCTGCCTGTCGGTGGCGATCGCGCTTCTCCTCGGGCTTCCGCTCGGTGTCTTTGCGGCAACGCGCGCTGGCCGGGGCTCGGATCTCAGCGTCCGCATCTTCGCCATGATCGGGCAGTCCACGCCGAGCTTCGTCTTTGGCCTCGGCATCATCTACATTCTCTCGGCGGGCTTCGGCATTCTGCCAGCCATGGGCGACTATGTGCCTTTCAACCAGGATCCGATCGCCAACCTCTCGCAACTGTTTTTTCCCGCGCTGACACTTGGGCTGTCTTTCACCGCCTCCGTCACACGAATTTCCCGCTCAGCCATGCTCGATGTTTTGAGCGATGATTACGTGCGCACCGCCCGCAGCAAGGGTGTGGCACGTCGCAACGTCATCTGGCGGCACGCCCTGCCCAACGCTCTCATTCCCGTCATCACACTTTGCGGTGTCGAGTTCGGCTATCTGCTGGGTGGCGCGGTTCTGGTCGAGCAAATCTTTGCGCTTCCTGGCATCGGGCGCATGACGCTGGAAGCTATTCTCCAGCGTGATTATGCGCTGGTGCAGGGCGCGGTGCTGTTCATCGCGCTGAACTTCATGATCGTCAACCTCATCGTTGATCTTGCCTATGTCGCGCTCGATCCGCGCATTCGCTTGGGGAGCCGGTCATGA
- a CDS encoding ABC transporter substrate-binding protein has product MTMIARKWLACAAIAGSLLTATATPGFAATLKMAWAQDATGLDPHKQTAFSSIRLLELIYEPLVRLDGDLKVVPALAKEWTFSPDAKTLTFKLDPTAKFHNGAAVTSADVKASFERILDQATAAAARANYLSIASIDTPDAQTVVFNLSQPDVPLLTAMGSINAAIVPASEITAGKIGTVAVGSGPFKLESWEPNQKEVLKANAEWAGGKVGVDGIDISVLPDENAILAALRAKKVDFALLNDPLVATLVPKVAGLTLNRKPVLSYHALQLNASRKPMTELAVRQAISCAIDRQDVLDTALLGEGEVTGPLTMPLYRSDPNTLFCYKKDLEKAKKLMADAGLKDGFSATVIAATGEPPTAAAEAQVIQSQLKEIGIKLDIKMMELNVYVDTWLKGDFDMAVAQNGGRADPYTMYNRYWTKAGNLQKVAHYIDDTLDDLMQKGRVETDVAKRKEIFAAFDKHLAEVSPWIWLYTNYAYTAQQQNVENFVATPDGSLFGLSKVTLK; this is encoded by the coding sequence ATGACAATGATCGCTCGAAAATGGCTGGCTTGTGCGGCAATCGCCGGAAGCTTGCTGACCGCCACCGCCACCCCCGGATTTGCAGCCACGTTGAAAATGGCGTGGGCACAGGATGCCACGGGCCTTGACCCGCACAAGCAGACGGCCTTTTCCTCGATACGCCTGCTTGAACTGATCTATGAACCTCTGGTCCGCCTGGACGGCGATCTCAAGGTGGTGCCGGCGCTTGCAAAAGAATGGACCTTCTCGCCCGACGCCAAGACGCTGACCTTCAAACTCGACCCGACGGCGAAGTTTCACAATGGTGCAGCCGTGACCTCTGCCGACGTAAAAGCCTCCTTCGAGCGTATTCTCGACCAGGCGACAGCGGCAGCCGCCCGCGCCAACTATCTCTCGATTGCCAGCATCGATACGCCGGATGCTCAGACCGTTGTCTTCAACCTGTCGCAGCCAGACGTTCCACTGCTCACCGCTATGGGCAGCATCAATGCAGCCATCGTGCCTGCTTCCGAGATAACGGCTGGCAAGATCGGCACGGTGGCCGTCGGCAGCGGCCCTTTCAAGCTCGAAAGCTGGGAGCCGAACCAGAAGGAAGTGCTGAAGGCCAATGCCGAGTGGGCGGGCGGCAAGGTGGGAGTCGATGGCATCGACATCAGCGTGTTGCCGGATGAGAACGCCATTCTTGCAGCACTCCGCGCCAAGAAGGTCGACTTCGCTCTGCTGAACGATCCTCTGGTCGCAACGCTCGTGCCGAAGGTGGCCGGGCTGACATTGAACCGTAAGCCAGTCCTCTCCTACCACGCGCTGCAGCTCAATGCCTCGCGCAAGCCGATGACAGAGCTTGCCGTGCGTCAGGCTATTTCCTGCGCCATCGATCGCCAAGATGTGCTCGATACGGCTCTGCTCGGTGAAGGCGAAGTCACCGGACCGCTGACGATGCCACTCTATCGCTCGGACCCGAACACCCTCTTCTGCTACAAGAAGGATCTCGAAAAAGCCAAGAAACTGATGGCCGATGCAGGGCTGAAGGACGGCTTCTCGGCAACCGTGATCGCCGCAACCGGCGAACCGCCGACCGCTGCCGCCGAAGCCCAGGTCATCCAGTCGCAGTTGAAGGAAATCGGCATCAAACTCGACATCAAGATGATGGAACTCAACGTCTATGTGGATACCTGGCTGAAAGGCGATTTCGACATGGCCGTGGCGCAGAATGGTGGCCGGGCCGATCCCTACACCATGTATAACCGCTACTGGACGAAGGCGGGCAACCTGCAGAAGGTCGCGCACTATATCGACGACACGCTTGACGACCTGATGCAGAAGGGCCGTGTCGAAACCGATGTTGCCAAGCGCAAGGAAATCTTTGCCGCTTTCGACAAGCATCTGGCGGAAGTCTCGCCATGGATCTGGCTCTACACCAACTACGCCTACACGGCGCAGCAGCAGAATGTCGAAAACTTCGTAGCAACACCGGATGGTTCTCTGTTCGGCCTCTCCAAGGTCACTCTGAAGTAA
- a CDS encoding ABC transporter ATP-binding protein → MTELLSVQNLSVGFGRGNAVKPIVEGVSFTLDAGETLAIVGESGSGKSVTALSINRLIDYSGGRITNGRIDLSLADGKTLNLVTLDTKRMEQIRGSEIGMIFQEPMTSLNPVLTIGKQIEEVFRLQGKGGTEARAETLRALDRMRIPDAARRLSYYPHQLSGGMLQRVMIAMALAASPRLLIADEPTTALDVSVQAQIMALLAELQRETGTGLIFITHDLGLVAGIADRVLVMQSGKVVEQGKADDILDRPQHSYTQHLLNAVPHFANGQHVRADSPRTKHANEPTALSVQELTVRFPTTTGLLRRPAGAIHAVEAVEFDICRGETLAVVGESGSGKSTTARALLGLVKPTRGSFTTQSSPSSQSTNAQKPMQMVFQNPYASLNPRLDVQSLLAEPVIAAGRRIDGQITSQMTALLDRVGLPADSLTRYPHEFSGGQRQRLCIARALMLDPSILVLDEAVSALDVSVQARVLDLLIDLQKERDLAYLFVSHDMAVVERIAHRVAVLYAGQIVEIGDARSVLSNPQHSYTKKLIAAVPTMDRRRERFELNTEAVPTLLRPKGFEPQPSSWKYFGEDHRVKLEVAAAD, encoded by the coding sequence ATGACAGAGCTGCTTTCTGTACAAAACCTCAGCGTCGGTTTCGGTCGCGGCAATGCCGTGAAGCCGATCGTGGAAGGCGTCAGCTTCACACTCGATGCCGGCGAAACGCTGGCCATCGTCGGCGAAAGCGGCTCCGGCAAATCCGTCACCGCGCTCTCGATCAATCGCCTCATCGATTACAGCGGCGGCAGGATCACCAATGGCCGGATCGACCTGTCTCTAGCCGATGGAAAGACGCTAAATCTCGTCACTCTCGACACGAAACGGATGGAGCAAATCCGAGGGTCGGAGATCGGCATGATCTTTCAGGAGCCGATGACCTCGCTCAATCCGGTGCTCACCATCGGCAAGCAGATCGAGGAAGTCTTTCGCCTGCAAGGCAAGGGCGGGACAGAGGCGCGTGCAGAGACATTGCGGGCGTTAGACCGCATGCGCATTCCAGACGCGGCGCGACGCCTTAGTTACTATCCGCACCAGCTTTCCGGCGGAATGCTGCAGCGGGTGATGATTGCGATGGCGCTCGCAGCGTCCCCTCGTCTCCTCATTGCCGACGAACCAACGACGGCGCTGGACGTTTCGGTACAGGCACAGATCATGGCGCTTCTCGCCGAGCTTCAGCGAGAGACCGGCACCGGCCTCATCTTCATCACTCATGATCTCGGACTTGTGGCAGGGATTGCCGACCGCGTGCTGGTGATGCAGTCTGGAAAGGTTGTGGAGCAGGGAAAGGCAGACGATATTCTCGACCGTCCGCAACACAGCTACACGCAGCACCTGTTAAACGCGGTCCCGCATTTTGCCAACGGCCAGCATGTGCGTGCTGACTCACCTCGTACGAAACACGCCAACGAGCCCACCGCACTTTCGGTTCAGGAGTTGACCGTACGCTTTCCTACCACGACCGGCCTTCTTCGCCGACCCGCAGGCGCCATCCATGCGGTGGAAGCTGTCGAGTTTGATATTTGTCGGGGCGAGACGCTTGCGGTCGTCGGCGAAAGCGGATCGGGCAAATCGACCACGGCGCGGGCTCTGCTTGGTCTGGTCAAGCCGACACGCGGCTCCTTCACCACACAATCCTCTCCGTCTTCCCAATCGACAAACGCGCAAAAGCCTATGCAGATGGTGTTTCAGAACCCCTATGCGTCTCTCAATCCGCGTCTCGATGTACAAAGCCTTCTGGCTGAGCCGGTCATTGCAGCGGGACGTCGGATCGACGGCCAGATCACCTCGCAAATGACAGCACTTCTTGACCGCGTTGGCCTTCCCGCCGATAGCCTCACCCGCTATCCGCATGAGTTTTCCGGCGGCCAGCGCCAGCGCCTTTGCATCGCCCGCGCCTTGATGCTCGATCCTTCCATTCTCGTGCTTGATGAGGCTGTCTCCGCACTCGATGTTTCGGTTCAGGCGCGCGTGCTCGATCTTCTGATTGACCTGCAAAAGGAGCGTGACCTCGCCTATCTCTTCGTCTCCCACGACATGGCCGTGGTCGAACGCATCGCCCACCGGGTCGCCGTTCTCTATGCCGGTCAGATCGTCGAAATCGGGGACGCCCGCTCCGTCTTGTCGAATCCTCAGCACAGCTATACCAAGAAGCTGATTGCAGCGGTGCCAACCATGGACCGGCGGCGCGAGAGGTTTGAGTTGAACACCGAGGCCGTGCCGACATTGTTGCGTCCTAAGGGCTTCGAGCCTCAGCCCTCGAGCTGGAAATATTTTGGCGAAGACCACCGCGTGAAGCTTGAAGTGGCGGCGGCAGATTGA
- a CDS encoding ABC transporter permease gives MSSLLSRLLRHPSGCVGAAIVLTYLLLALAAWLGLTPYDPLQQFRIDRLQGPSAAHWMGTDMFGRDVLSRLMIGIGQSFLVAFSSVGIAAVIGTVLGLTAAWVGHLWDGVVMRLMDILLAFPAILLALLFITVVGPGTFTSILAIAFVYTPIFTRVVRGPALSIKARDFVDAARTFGSFTSYILTRHLMLNLVAPLTVQVTLALAWSLLTESGLSFLGLGTQPPDSSLGLMLADSINLMEMAPWLLIFPGLAVMLGILGFNLLGDALRDLLDPRMRRVAS, from the coding sequence ATGAGCTCTCTATTGTCTAGGCTTCTGCGCCACCCGAGCGGTTGCGTTGGCGCGGCCATCGTCCTAACCTACTTGTTGCTGGCGCTTGCCGCCTGGCTTGGTCTGACGCCCTACGATCCGCTGCAACAATTCCGCATCGACCGCCTGCAAGGCCCCAGCGCCGCCCACTGGATGGGCACCGACATGTTCGGGCGCGATGTGCTCAGCCGGTTGATGATCGGCATCGGTCAATCTTTCCTCGTCGCCTTTTCCTCTGTCGGCATCGCCGCCGTCATCGGCACGGTTCTGGGACTGACCGCCGCCTGGGTCGGACATCTGTGGGATGGCGTTGTCATGCGACTGATGGACATCCTGCTCGCCTTCCCGGCCATCCTGCTTGCCCTGCTCTTCATCACCGTGGTCGGCCCGGGTACCTTCACCAGCATTCTCGCCATTGCCTTCGTCTATACGCCGATCTTCACGCGCGTTGTGCGCGGACCGGCGCTGTCGATCAAGGCGCGCGATTTCGTCGATGCGGCCCGCACCTTCGGCAGTTTCACATCCTACATCCTCACCCGGCACCTGATGCTCAATCTGGTGGCGCCGCTCACCGTGCAGGTGACGTTGGCGCTGGCGTGGTCCCTTCTGACGGAATCGGGCCTGAGCTTCCTTGGCCTTGGCACACAGCCGCCGGATTCCTCGCTTGGCCTGATGCTGGCGGACAGCATCAACCTGATGGAGATGGCACCATGGCTGCTGATCTTCCCGGGCCTTGCCGTCATGCTCGGCATTCTCGGCTTCAACCTTCTGGGCGATGCGCTGCGCGATCTGCTCGATCCCCGCATGCGACGGGTGGCATCATGA